Proteins from one Chanodichthys erythropterus isolate Z2021 chromosome 15, ASM2448905v1, whole genome shotgun sequence genomic window:
- the LOC137002057 gene encoding progranulin-like has protein sequence MYTYKVYSQNITGQLRQQQNTIHKEETQPMSKMVPVLMLLMAALVAADETLMDLTGSVESDSDSVSGVRCDAVTACSDGTTCCLNLYGQWGCCPYPLGHCCRDGLHCCPHSSYCDSTSSYCVSGRLRLPSSPQLASKAIQKTQDLERQTETEIVHCEGNVYCPAEKFCCKTATGQWGCCSGLVL, from the exons ATGTATACATATAAGGTGTATAGTCAGAACATCACAGGACAGCTCAGACAGCAGCAGAACACAATCCACAAAGAAGAAACCCAGCCCATGAGCAAG ATGGTTCCAGTGTTGATGTTACTCATGGCAGCTCTTGTAGCTGCAGATGAGACACTGATGGATCTCACAGGCTCAGTAGAGTCTGATAGTGACTCTGTCTCTGGTGTGCGCTGTGATGCTGTTACTGCATGTTCTGATGGAACAACATGCTGTCTGAATCTTTACGGACAGTGGGGCTGCTGTCCATACCCATTG GGTCATTGCTGCAGAGATGGACTTCATTGCTGTCCTCATAGTTCTTACTGCGACTCAACATCAAGCTATTGTGTAAGTGGAAGGTTGAGACTGCCATCTTCTCCTCAGCTGGCCTCCAAAGCTATCCAGAAAACTCAG GATCTTGAAAGGCAGACCGAGACTGAGATTGTTCACTGTGAGGGAAATGTCTACTGCCCAGCTGAGAAGTTCTGCTGCAAGACTGCGACTGGCCAGTGGGGGTGTTGCAGCG GGTTGGTGTTGTAA
- the LOC137037227 gene encoding progranulin-like, whose protein sequence is MSKMVPVLMLLMAALVAADETLMDLTGSESDSDSVSGVRCDAATVCPDGTTCCLNLYGQWGCCVYPMGHCCKDGRHCCPHSSYCDSTSAHCVSGWLRLPSSPQLASKAIQKTQDQDLESQTETEIVHCEGNVYCPAEKFCCRTATGQWGCCSGLVL, encoded by the exons ATGAGCAAG ATGGTTCCAGTGTTGATGTTACTCATGGCAGCTCTTGTAGCTGCAGATGAGACACTGATGGATCTCACAGGCTCAGAGTCTGATAGTGACTCTGTCTCTGGTGTGCGCTGTGATGCTGCTACTGTGTGTCCTGATGGAACAACATGCTGTCTGAATCTTTACGGACAGTGGGGCTGCTGTGTGTACCCAATG GGTCATTGCTGCAAAGATGGACGCCATTGCTGTCCTCATAGTTCTTACTGCGATTCGACATCAGCCCACTGTGTGAGTGGGTGGTTGAGACTGCCATCTTCTCCTCAGCTGGCCTCCAAAGCTATCCAGAAAACTCAG GACCAGGATCTTGAAAGTCAGACCGAGACTGAGATTGTTCACTGTGAGGGAAATGTCTACTGCCCAGCTGAGAAGTTCTGCTGCAGGACTGCGACTGGCCAGTGGGGGTGCTGCAGCG GGTTGGTGTTGTAA